Proteins from a single region of Dyadobacter fanqingshengii:
- a CDS encoding vWA domain-containing protein, with protein sequence MKFCLLLLFISVARYSIVRAQTEAPIQSLNHYVTFLDESSKVLIGRFKMLADYQAEVNQYKKKPVSALRLPSSGPLEEYYFKKALSGNGLAGAEMDRLNKGARAIWELLNDLDMACKQLETHVHLKAYQNDNLKQSDEYVTKIQGMFEQFSQEKDAFYLQVQQAYRKRQPYSATDRYLVTEKAMEQVILSQHQLLDSLPYYLDEENRADWPVETVRRSMLADEKFLVTIGNTQAKLEYPASDMLSSFKSAIASMQSLKSRAIDNYTFAAKQSAEHGNESYMLLMNQFNQDLLAFHKSFVNYAQSQRRLLYYPAFSPVFSKEKAAKTARKLAETAPFEDKPLLSFNIKKASAPASPALIRTLNDYIEFVNESLQQMHSLQLTLRNYQSSAEYYRAPGKSSSRANLAYSHDQFKIPASAYALLMTSSATVPEPYRAAINRQTEVLMNVLKEMDDLSIELIAYTSKKQYLNDQLQRSDAILDRYLTLFDTFDRKKEQLYNDVRRIFEVYPNADPKNSWIVAGKALQNTMDDDRDVLFGVKALLRQEIAEIPATVKIEDDAQQLIADEYQNLKGLQRYGRSNGLCPYSPYEDLAGNSARFAELTKKVKNVSPSSTRHPFESFYYFYNNELVYQYNKFVELSKGGLLKVVNQPDLFVFARTDKSKATNPLKATQPEPIRKEAVNDPDPEIAAAGKSKNQANPTENPAASITTQVLQPKTDTVYVERLRVDTVFVDRAITNQQVTRSLDGFAANNMVLLLDVSSSMNSPYKMPLLKHSIKSMLTLLRPEDQISIVLYSGKARVVLKPTSGSKSAEIARMIDLLQSDGDTDGNEGIRLAYKTANKQYIRGGNNRIILATDGEFPVSDEVMQMIGQNARQDLYLTILTFGRNAHTGQKLKKLSQIGKGSYAHVTQESADLQLILEAQGKKLATE encoded by the coding sequence ATGAAATTTTGTTTGCTGCTCCTCTTCATTTCCGTTGCCCGATACTCCATAGTTCGTGCGCAAACGGAGGCTCCCATTCAATCGCTTAATCATTATGTAACGTTTTTAGACGAGTCGTCAAAAGTGCTGATCGGGCGTTTTAAAATGTTGGCAGATTATCAGGCTGAGGTAAATCAATACAAGAAAAAGCCTGTTTCTGCACTTAGGCTGCCATCTTCGGGTCCTTTGGAAGAGTATTATTTCAAGAAAGCATTATCGGGGAATGGTTTGGCAGGCGCGGAGATGGACCGGCTGAACAAAGGCGCGCGGGCAATCTGGGAGTTGCTGAATGACTTGGATATGGCCTGCAAACAACTGGAAACGCATGTTCATTTGAAAGCCTATCAGAACGATAACTTGAAACAATCCGACGAATATGTTACGAAAATTCAGGGAATGTTTGAGCAGTTTAGTCAGGAAAAGGATGCGTTTTATCTGCAAGTGCAGCAAGCATATCGGAAGCGTCAACCCTACTCGGCGACTGATCGTTACCTGGTTACCGAAAAAGCGATGGAGCAAGTGATCCTCAGCCAGCATCAGTTACTGGACTCGCTGCCCTATTATCTCGATGAGGAAAACCGTGCTGACTGGCCTGTTGAAACTGTGCGACGAAGTATGCTGGCTGATGAAAAATTTTTAGTAACCATTGGCAACACGCAGGCCAAGCTGGAATATCCGGCTTCGGATATGCTGAGTTCATTTAAATCGGCCATTGCCTCCATGCAATCGTTAAAGAGCAGGGCGATTGATAATTACACATTTGCAGCAAAACAATCTGCTGAGCATGGCAATGAGTCTTATATGCTGTTAATGAACCAGTTCAATCAGGATTTGCTGGCATTTCATAAGTCTTTCGTCAATTATGCGCAAAGCCAGCGGCGGCTGCTTTACTATCCTGCATTTTCCCCGGTTTTTTCGAAAGAGAAAGCTGCGAAAACAGCCAGGAAACTAGCCGAGACTGCGCCATTTGAAGACAAACCACTTTTATCTTTTAACATAAAAAAGGCCAGCGCACCTGCTTCGCCAGCGTTGATTCGCACATTGAACGACTACATTGAATTCGTGAATGAATCTTTGCAACAAATGCACTCGTTGCAGCTAACACTCCGCAATTATCAATCTTCTGCTGAATATTATCGCGCCCCGGGTAAAAGTAGTTCCCGCGCCAACCTGGCATATTCGCATGACCAATTCAAGATCCCGGCATCGGCTTATGCATTGTTAATGACTTCGAGTGCAACTGTCCCCGAGCCATATCGTGCAGCTATCAACAGGCAAACCGAAGTCCTGATGAATGTGCTGAAAGAAATGGATGACCTGAGCATCGAACTGATTGCTTACACTTCCAAAAAGCAATATTTGAATGATCAATTGCAGCGGTCGGATGCCATACTAGATCGTTACTTGACGCTTTTTGACACATTTGATAGAAAGAAAGAACAGCTTTATAATGACGTCCGCCGCATTTTCGAAGTTTATCCAAATGCGGATCCGAAAAATTCGTGGATTGTTGCCGGCAAGGCTTTACAAAACACAATGGACGATGACCGGGATGTTCTGTTCGGTGTCAAAGCATTATTAAGGCAGGAAATTGCCGAAATTCCAGCCACGGTAAAAATCGAAGACGATGCGCAGCAACTGATCGCTGACGAATATCAGAATTTGAAGGGATTGCAGCGTTATGGTCGCAGTAATGGCCTTTGCCCCTATTCGCCCTATGAAGATCTGGCCGGTAATTCGGCGCGGTTTGCCGAGTTGACGAAGAAGGTAAAAAACGTTTCGCCAAGCTCCACGCGGCACCCGTTTGAGTCCTTTTATTATTTCTACAACAATGAGCTGGTTTATCAATACAACAAGTTCGTTGAACTGTCGAAAGGCGGTTTGCTCAAAGTCGTTAACCAGCCCGATTTGTTTGTTTTTGCAAGAACTGACAAATCAAAAGCAACAAATCCACTTAAAGCGACGCAGCCTGAACCGATCCGGAAAGAAGCGGTTAACGATCCTGACCCTGAGATTGCTGCCGCAGGAAAATCTAAAAATCAAGCGAATCCAACCGAAAACCCGGCAGCTTCCATTACGACGCAAGTTTTGCAGCCAAAAACCGACACTGTTTACGTCGAGCGCCTCCGTGTCGACACTGTTTTTGTGGATAGAGCCATTACAAATCAGCAGGTTACACGATCATTGGATGGGTTTGCCGCCAACAATATGGTGCTTTTGCTGGATGTTTCTTCCTCCATGAACTCGCCTTACAAAATGCCGCTGCTGAAACATTCTATCAAATCCATGTTGACATTACTGCGGCCGGAAGACCAGATTTCCATTGTGCTGTATTCCGGCAAAGCGCGCGTTGTGTTGAAACCAACCTCGGGTTCCAAATCGGCGGAAATCGCAAGAATGATCGATCTGTTGCAGTCAGATGGGGATACGGACGGTAATGAGGGAATACGGCTGGCATATAAGACGGCTAACAAACAATACATCCGCGGCGGGAATAACCGGATCATTCTCGCCACAGATGGCGAATTTCCGGTCAGTGATGAAGTGATGCAAATGATCGGCCAAAATGCGCGCCAGGACCTTTACCTGACCATTTTAACATTTGGCAGAAATGCACACACAGGCCAGAAACTTAAAAAGCTAAGCCAGATCGGCAAAGGGTCTTACGCCCACGTCACCCAAGAAAGTGCTGATCTGCAACTCATTCTGGAAGCGCAGGGCAAGAAGCTGGCAACAGAGTAA
- a CDS encoding xanthine dehydrogenase family protein molybdopterin-binding subunit: protein MQRRDFIRSAGLLSGGLVLSINASSNGIIVCKQGATAPGILGDFIKINNQGDVLYQFVKHEMGQGVSTAMAQILAEELCADWEKVTIDFPRADMKRYQNDKNGGHDTGGSCTIIYQWDLLRNAGAAAREMLIAAAAKQWKTQAENCYAENGFVLRKGSSKKLSFGELASAASEEAVPTEVKLKEPDKYQLIGKPKTAKLIPGIVTGEIKYSLDVKVPGMLYALIARCPVFKGKLKNFDATEAMKVQGAKKVFNTKPIAGLQMNAPYMPYDIREGVAVVADSFWAAKQMQAKLVIEWDDGINGNLSSEDFEKMAWKKATHRTDPTGYTGDENAVSNLGHIRKTLRASYVYPQQLHSCMEPLNCTAHVGENDCEIWIGSQAPHLIDNEIRRVFGFSSDQIKINLFPSGGGFGRRYYPDMALEAAFISKEAGHVPVKMVWTREDDHQCNLGHLYQHMEYQAALDKENNLYAWYEKEIRTYTWAAKYTDPKLPSMAYDIPNVRYDFEDMIDEELVHSSAWRGVDGHGRFYGECFIDEIAAELKKDPLEFRLSLLKGGRDVFVGDAEPVHGSRILNVLNLAAEKAKWGEKLKPGQGKGIAVSPYGNNYCAVIADVTMQDQKLTINKITIAVDCGRVINQSGVENQLIGGIVWSLTALYYGGLPIKNGRAVHTNFHENKLLRMYECPPMEVHFVATTEDKPGGVGEISSPLGVPAVLNAIYAASGKRIRKIPLALHDITSS from the coding sequence ATGCAAAGAAGAGATTTTATCCGTTCCGCCGGCCTCCTCAGCGGCGGGCTTGTTCTTTCAATTAATGCTTCTTCCAACGGCATTATAGTCTGCAAGCAGGGAGCGACGGCTCCCGGAATTTTAGGGGATTTTATCAAAATCAATAATCAGGGCGATGTCCTTTATCAGTTTGTAAAGCATGAAATGGGGCAGGGTGTTTCTACTGCCATGGCCCAGATCCTGGCAGAAGAACTTTGTGCGGATTGGGAAAAAGTGACCATAGACTTTCCCCGAGCCGATATGAAAAGATATCAGAACGATAAAAACGGAGGGCATGACACGGGCGGAAGCTGCACGATCATTTACCAATGGGACCTCTTGCGCAATGCAGGCGCCGCCGCAAGGGAAATGCTCATCGCTGCAGCCGCCAAACAATGGAAAACGCAAGCCGAAAATTGCTATGCCGAAAACGGTTTTGTCTTGCGCAAAGGATCTTCTAAAAAGCTGTCATTTGGAGAATTAGCCAGCGCTGCGTCCGAGGAAGCAGTCCCGACGGAGGTTAAACTCAAGGAACCAGACAAATATCAGCTCATAGGCAAGCCCAAAACGGCCAAGCTCATTCCCGGCATCGTGACAGGCGAGATCAAATACAGTCTGGACGTGAAAGTGCCTGGCATGTTGTATGCACTCATCGCCCGCTGCCCCGTTTTCAAAGGCAAGCTTAAAAATTTCGATGCTACGGAAGCTATGAAAGTTCAGGGCGCCAAAAAGGTTTTTAACACCAAACCCATTGCAGGATTGCAAATGAATGCGCCTTATATGCCTTATGATATCCGGGAAGGCGTTGCGGTTGTGGCCGATTCTTTCTGGGCGGCTAAGCAAATGCAGGCAAAGCTCGTCATCGAGTGGGACGACGGCATCAATGGTAACCTGAGTTCAGAGGATTTTGAGAAAATGGCCTGGAAAAAGGCGACGCACCGTACCGATCCGACAGGTTACACCGGAGATGAGAATGCCGTCTCCAATCTGGGGCACATCCGGAAGACATTGCGCGCATCATATGTGTATCCGCAGCAGCTGCATTCCTGTATGGAGCCGCTGAACTGCACAGCGCACGTCGGGGAAAATGATTGCGAAATCTGGATCGGATCCCAGGCACCTCACCTGATCGACAACGAAATACGCCGCGTGTTCGGGTTTTCCAGCGATCAGATTAAAATCAATTTGTTCCCTTCCGGCGGTGGTTTTGGCCGCAGATATTATCCCGATATGGCTTTGGAGGCTGCATTTATTTCCAAAGAAGCGGGTCATGTGCCTGTGAAAATGGTTTGGACGCGAGAGGACGACCATCAATGCAATTTGGGCCATCTTTACCAACATATGGAGTATCAGGCCGCGCTTGATAAGGAAAATAATCTGTACGCCTGGTACGAAAAGGAAATCAGGACTTACACCTGGGCCGCAAAATACACCGATCCCAAACTCCCGTCCATGGCCTATGACATTCCCAATGTTCGTTACGATTTTGAGGACATGATCGACGAGGAACTTGTACATTCTTCGGCCTGGCGCGGTGTGGATGGTCACGGGCGGTTTTATGGGGAATGTTTTATCGATGAAATTGCCGCAGAACTGAAAAAGGATCCGCTGGAATTCCGCTTGTCACTATTGAAAGGCGGTCGTGATGTGTTCGTGGGCGATGCAGAACCAGTGCATGGTTCGAGGATTTTGAATGTATTGAACCTCGCCGCGGAAAAGGCGAAATGGGGTGAAAAGTTGAAACCGGGGCAGGGAAAAGGTATTGCAGTGAGTCCTTATGGAAACAATTATTGTGCTGTGATCGCGGACGTTACCATGCAGGACCAAAAATTAACGATCAACAAAATCACCATTGCGGTGGATTGCGGCAGGGTTATCAATCAGTCGGGGGTGGAAAATCAGCTTATCGGAGGCATTGTTTGGAGCTTAACGGCGCTGTATTACGGTGGTTTACCGATCAAAAATGGGCGCGCAGTGCATACCAATTTTCATGAAAACAAATTGCTGAGAATGTATGAATGCCCGCCGATGGAAGTTCATTTTGTGGCCACCACTGAGGACAAGCCGGGTGGCGTAGGGGAGATTTCGAGCCCGCTAGGCGTCCCTGCTGTCCTTAATGCCATTTACGCGGCATCGGGCAAACGGATCAGGAAAATTCCACTTGCATTGCACGACATTACATCGAGTTAA
- a CDS encoding (2Fe-2S)-binding protein: MAKIKIQINSSTYQPDVDPEMPLLWVIRDFVGLTGTKYGCGIGQCGACTVHLDGHAVRSCTIPVSAVRNQKITTIEGLSTDGNHPLQVAWKERDVPQCGYCQAGQIMNAAALLMQNPQPSDADITIGMSGNLCRCGTYQRIHQAIKQASLARK, from the coding sequence ATGGCGAAGATCAAGATCCAGATTAATTCAAGCACTTACCAACCCGACGTAGATCCGGAAATGCCGCTGCTCTGGGTAATCCGTGATTTCGTAGGGCTGACAGGCACAAAATACGGCTGTGGAATCGGGCAATGCGGTGCCTGCACTGTCCACTTAGATGGTCACGCCGTCCGTTCATGCACCATTCCCGTAAGCGCGGTCCGAAATCAAAAGATAACCACCATTGAAGGGCTTTCGACCGACGGAAACCATCCATTGCAAGTGGCCTGGAAGGAACGGGATGTGCCTCAATGCGGATATTGTCAGGCCGGTCAGATCATGAATGCTGCCGCACTTTTAATGCAAAATCCCCAACCTTCGGATGCAGATATTACGATTGGCATGTCGGGTAATTTATGTCGCTGCGGCACTTACCAGCGCATTCATCAGGCGATTAAGCAAGCATCATTAGCCAGAAAATAA